Below is a genomic region from Pseudanabaena sp. PCC 6802.
TTCCTAATGGATACTGCTGTTCCCTATGTCGAAGCCGTCTTTTTCCGCTCGTTCCCATTCCGAGGCACGGTTTCCTACAACGCTCAAGCATACCAAATCTCCAGCGATCCTGCCGACTTTAACTATGGCGCTCTCTATGCCGATCCGCTACCCGTAGGTGGCGCTGGCATCCCACCCACATTACTGATGCAGGACATGCGCCACTTTATCCCAGACTATCTGCAAGAGATCTACGATCGCAGTTCGCGTGGCGAAGCCGACGTGCGGGTGCAAATTTGCGTCTCCTTCCAAAAATCGATGTTTTGCGTTACTACCGCTGCCATTAAGGGCTTAGCACCGCATCCAATGGACACGACCGATCCAGAAGAAAAGCAAGCCAACCGCGTCTATTTACAAAAGTGGTTGAAGCGCCTGGAAAAGTCGCGCCTACTAGACGTGCAAACTGACACATAGTACACCAAAACCAAAGTTTTGGAGGGGGGTGGAGGGGGTGAAACCCCCTTCTGGGGGCTTTGCCCCCATTCCCCCATGTTGCAAAATTTATGATTTGCAACACTAGTTTATCGAGTCAGAGGTTTTGAGAAAAACTTTTAAAAACTGAGCCAGTTAAAAATCTGCTCAGAAGTTAATTCTAATTCAAGACCATTGAGCACTGGAATGCGATCGCTTCCTTGGAAAATTTGGATGCGGCGATCGCCAAACACAACTAAAATATTCCGATCTTCAGGATCGAGCAACCAACCCAACTCCGTGCCATTTTCGATGCAATGTAATAAATTTGCTAAGACCTTATAGCGTTTTTCAATTGAGAACAGGTTTTATTGACGGGGTGAAGGGGTTCCACACGGCAGTGGCTCTAGCGGGGAACCCCCAAGACCGCCCTGCCTCCCCTTCTTGGGGGCAACGCCCCCAAACCCCCTTCTCGTTTTCATCTGAAAACCGCTATATTTTGTCTTTGTTCGTGAGAGAGAATTTCAATCGCCCAGTCAGGATGAGTCTCAAAACGGTTCGCAACTTCACCTAAGTCATTACACGGGATTCTACCCCAACGAAATACAGACAGATCGGGAACGATAGAAGCTCCAGCAAAATTACAGCGCAACTCTGGAAAAGCGATCGCGAGCTTGGCAGGTCGCGTAGATTGGTTAATAGTTTCGCAAAGCGTACCTTGTAATAAGCTATGTTTTCCTTGCGGCATAGCTTTTTGAGTAATTTTCTCGTTGAGAAATTCGGAGGCAGGCTTAGTCTCAGGCAGATTGAGAAATGCTTCTAAGCTAATCGGCTTTGTTGATGTGGTTACCATTATTTCACGGTTGTTTCAGAAATTAAAGGTTGCAAATTAATGAATGTGCCCTCACAGAAACCTACATGATTAGTAGATTTTACAACGCTTACAAACGTCTTTGACTTTACAACCGGAACCCTATAGCGTTTTTCAATTGAGAACAGGTTTTATTGCCGGGGTGAAGGGGTAGAACCCCTTCTTGGGGGCAACGCCCCCAAACCCCCTACTCTTTCCGATCTGAAAACCGCTATAGAGCAGGCATCGATTCAATGACATTGAAAAACGCTATACGATCGATCGAGTAATCACTGAGAGATTTCAAGAATTAGCTTTTTACATATTAATTCCAGATAATGTTGCTTTATCTGTATTTAGGTTATGGACGCAGAAAATCCAGGTGGTTCCCCGGTTTACTGTGCAGATCGTGGAGAGTTCCTTCCAAAACTAGCTCGCCGCGATCTAGCACTACAAGCCAATCCGCTCGATTAATTACTCTGGGACGGTGACTGATTAGAACTGTTGTCTTACCCCTGCGATGTAACAATAATCGATCGAGTACTTGGGCTTCGCTGGCAGGATCGAGACCAGCAGTCGATTCATCCAAAATCAGTATGGGTGGATCGCTAACAATCGCTCTAGCGATCGCCAGCCGCTGCCGCTGCCCGCCGGATATGTTGGCACCGAACTCACCGAGTACCGTTTGATATTTATCCGGTAGATTGCTGATAAAATCATCAGCTTCAGCAATCTGACAAGCTTTCACAATCTGCTCGAAAGTCGCGTGCGGAGCACCTAAACGGAAATTTTCTAGAATAGAACGGCTCCAAAAATGAGGTTCTTGTGGGATTAGAACTACCTGTTGGCGAAGGCAATCGAGGGCGATATCTTGCAGGTTATAGATACCAATGCGAATGTTGCCAGATTGAAGATCGTACAGGCTGGCAATTAATTTCGCCAAACTGCTTTTCCCACAGCCAGATCTTCCAATCAAAGCGGTAATCTTACCACCTGGAATAGTTAAAGAAAAATCTGTCAGCAAGTTCACTCTACCAGCATAGTGATAATTAAGTCGCGTACAAGCGATATCTGCATCGCTAGGAATAGCAACCCAGGGTTTGGGAGCGCGGCCTTGGGTTTCGGGGGTAGAATCAATCACTTCAGCAAGACGCTGGACTGCAGTATTGGCGCGAATAAAATCACTAACAAAGCGAACGACGACATTGAGGAATACGAGGAAGTTTGCATTCATCGTGTTGAATGCCAGTAGCTGACCGATGCTGAGTTCCTGACTAATTACCAAGTGGCTGCCAAACCAGAGCAAAATCACATTGCCCACTCCTGCCACAAAAATGGAGAACGTGCGATTGATAATACCAATTTGAATTGTTTTAAAAGTGACATTGGCTAAGCGTCCGAATCGACTTTGAAATTCCTCCCAAAATTGTGGGGCGGCACTTGTGGTTTTGACGGTAAGCGCCCCCTTAAACGTCTCCACCAAAACACCTTGATTCTCTGCTTCTATTACCAATAACCTGCGGATGCGATGGCGCAACACGGGCATCAAAACAATCGTCGATATCGTCATAAATGCCGCGATCGCTAGCGCCACAGCCACTAATTTCCCACTGTAGTACAGCATTAAGCCTAGAGATATGACAGCAACAAACAATTGGCTGGGTAAACTCACCACCACCTGGGAAACTAGCTGGTTAATTTCTTCAATATCTCGCAAACGACTGACTATTTCTCCACTGCGATGGGATTCGTAGTATGAGAGTGGCAAGCGTAAAATTTTTCGCCCAAACTCCAGGATTAGTCCCAGTTCCAGCCGCTGGGCAAAGTGGGCAATTAGATTAAATTGCACGAGCTGCAAGCTACTACTCATGAGTTGCATTACCCCTACAGCCGCGACAATTCCCACTAGCAATTGACGATCGCCCCGTACCAATACATCATCAGTGAGGATTTGAATTAAAAATGGCAAGGCAAGCGAGAGTAAGCCCAGTATGAGATTAATCAGTAAAGCTTCGCCCAAGATAGAACGATAACTCCAGACAGGATTGAGAAATCGCCAAAAGCTAGCGATCGCATCGTCCTCTTTCTCTGTAAAGCGGATTGGATCTGGCTCTAATAAGAGCGTTACGCCATGCGTCCAACCTGCTAACAGTTCTTTTCTAGACAGATAGAGAATCCCAACTGCTGGATCGGCAATGACGTAGTTTTGCCCTCGCTGCCCGTAGAAAACTACATAGTGATTGCCTTGCCAGTGAATAATTGCTGGTAGAGGCAGTTCCTTCATCCGATCCAGGATCTGTGGGTCTGCTTTAACGCCTCTGGAGTTGAACCCCAGTGTCTCTGATCCTTGAATCAACCCTAGCAGTGTAGTACCTAGTTGCCCAGTACCAACGGCTTCGCGGATATGACTGATGCTAAAGTTACGTCCATAATATTTGGATATTGTTGCCAAACAAGCAGCACCGCAATCTTCTTCACTATGCTGTAGGACGTTCTGGTATTTCATTCTCAATATTTTTCCCATATCTGACTGCTCGCAAGATGATGGGAGCCGATCGCGACTCAATCGAGCGGCTCCATCACGAGTCGTGTATGTCAGCTTGAGCCATCTTCTGCAATCTAGACAGGGTTACATGTCTAAATAGCAAATCGCGCTCAAGGCTCTTCTACAGATACATTAAGAAAGATTAACGACGTCCACCTTTGTCATCACCAGCATCATGCCCAGGAGGATCGTCAGCACCGTGTTTGCCACCATTGATAGCAGAGGCTTCTGCTGCCGTCAGTTCGATCAGAAGTTTGCTCTTTTGATTATCTTTCATGATTTTCTCCGTAAAAAGTTATTTTGTAGTGAACGAGCGGTTACATATCCAAAGACAACTCTCATCATGCCAGCTATAGATGAGGGGAAATTGGACAAAATGCTATTGTGAATCGAACAGCGATCGCGCAGAATCCTTGGCCAACTAGAAACTAGCGATTTTGCAGAGAATACTACTTCAGCATTCCCAAGATAAGCATGATAAAGTGTTAGGTTTACCAATCGATTCAAAAGCTTCTATGTAACCATCTAGGGGTATTACGGAGTTACCCTGATTCTGGATCACAATTTCTGAAAATTTTTTGCTTAACCACACAACTCCTACCAACAAAGGATTAGAGGTTTTCCTGTTACAACTCGCTAGTCATCACGAGAAATTTTTTCTTAGGATCGGAAGAGTTAGTGGTTGATTCACGCGATATCCGCATGAACTTCACAGCGCTGCTATATTCTTTAACAGGTATTGGAAGTACGCTGACAATTTGACCAGTCGAAGTAGTATTGAACTTGCCACAGAGAATTTTCTTATCCTGGGTAAACGCCCATAAGTAATATGCTTCTCCTTCTGGTAAGGTCGGTAGATTGTGGAGACCAAATAACGCTTTACCAGTGTGTAAGTCCAATATAACTTTCCCTGAGGCGTTTACAGCAGCAGGCGTGCCCCTCAGTTCAAACACATAAGTTTCCACCACCTCTCGATTGCTATCAAACGTCATCTTGACCGAGGTCAGTTTTTGGCGCAAGTAATAATTGTCAACTCCGAGTGCTAGAGTTGCTAAAGCAATAGCGGCAAGGACAACTTTCCCCCAGTCAGGTTTAGGCAACCGTCTAGCTCTAGGCAATTCAGCCACAGAAGATCGTACTGCCCCCATAATCTTTGTTTTCAGATGAAGAGGTGCAGTTAATCTAGGGGAGAGGTGCGCCATCAGTCCCATGACTTCTTGCAACTGTTCTATGCGAGCGAGCGATGCAGGATTTTCCTGGAGGTAACGTTCGAGTTCCACCGTTTCTTCAGGGGAGAGCGCATTAAGAACATATCCTGCCGCTAACTCTTCCAAGTGTTCTGGTAATGGCTGTTGGGAGGTTGGTTCAGGCATAGAATATCTAGCTCATCAGGTCTTGTAGTGATTGTCTTAGCTTAGTAAACCCCAAACGAAACCAACTTTTAACAGTGCCGACGGAAACTTCCAGATGCTGGGATATTTCCTGTTGTGTCAGCCCACCAAAGTAGGCCATTTCAATTGCTATACGCTGCTTGTCTGGCAAATCCTCTAGCGCAGATCGGACGCGCTGAGCTACTTCATCAGAAGCTACTTCATCTAGAGAAACTATTCCAGGTTGTCCAGTATTAACCTCCTTACCCGATCGCTCCAGCATGTTTAAAGTTTTCTTTTGCCATCGCAAGCGATCGATTGCCCGCGATCGCACCAATATCATCAAAAAAGTCTTGAGCGATCCTCGCTCTGGGTTGTAAGTACAGTTTTGCCATAAGTTCAGAAAAACTTCTTGAAGCAGATCTTCTGCCTCTTGATGATTTCTGAGAATTTGCCATGCCAGGCTATACATGAGATCTCCGTAGCAGTCATATAACTGCTCCAAAATAGAGGGATGTTTTGCTTTTAGCGCCCTAAACAGCTCTAAATCCGAGAGCGGGTTTTCCACAGGAGATGCAAAGTAGCCGATAGTCAATTGGATCTCATTTAACCAGAAAATCAGAGTACTCTCTAACCGTTTTCCACTTTCCCCTGTAAGGAAGTAGTCCTACTTGCTCCTTCATCCCATGACGTTAGTGGCCATATAAAACAACTACACCATAATTAACTATCGCTACTTAATAATGTATACGGCAGACAAAATCACTTGGATCACTGTCTAGCATTAATTTTTGCAATTATTGTGATCCGAAAATAGCCCTTCTTCGTAAGTATAGTGTTACAGAGTTCGGTATGGGTCGCAAAGGTATTGATTGCAACCTAGGGTGTTAGATGCTTAACGAAACCAATTTTGACTTTCTCAAGCCCATTCAAAGTGAAGAATTTCTGCCCCCGCTAGGTCGATGGACGGTAATGGGCGGGCTGTTTATTTCTACTGCATTTGTGGCAACAGTCACCCTTGCAGCCGTTATTCGGTATACCCCCAGTGTCAGAGTCTATGGCACAATTCGCCCAACCGGAGAAATAAGGCTTGCCCAGTCAGCAATTGAAGGGATTGTTAGCAGCATCCACGTCCAAGAACATCAGACGATAAAACGGGGTCAGGCGATCGCCACGGTTGACAATTACCAACTCCAGACCAAACAAAAGCAGCTAGAGGCGTCCATCCAAAGCAGCCAGGCACAACTGACTCAAATAGCCACTCAAGTAGTTGCTCTAGATCGGCAGATGGCATCAGCCGCCCATTTGATGCATCGCACCGTTGCCTCTGCTCAAGCAACCCTCAGCCACAATCAACGCGACTATCGAGATCGGCAAATTACCACGCAGGCAGACGTGCAAGAAGCCTTATCTGCCATGGAGATGGCAAAGATAGAGATGCAGCGCTATCAAAAATTGGCAAACACTGGAGCCATTACCGATCTGCAAATTCAGGAAAAGGAACAGGCATTCAAAATTGCCCAGGCTCGCCTGGAGAAAGTAAAAGCGGCACTCGACCCCAGCAATGCTTCAGTCGCGATCGCGACAGAACAAATCGCCCAGGAACGAGCTAGGGGAGAAGCAGCACTGGCTGCGTTGCTTCAAGAACGCGATCGCGTACTCAGCAGACAAATCGATTTAAAGAATCAACTCGATCGCGATCTCCAGGAACTGCAAAAGATTAAAAGCGATCTGCAAAAGAGAACAGTTGTGGCACCAATCGATGGAACAGTGCTCAAACTAGATCTGCGCAATCCAGGTCAGATGGTACAGCCCGGTACTGAGATCGCCCAAATTGCCCCCAATCGCGCTCCACTCATTGTGAAGGCTCTAGTACCATCGCGAGATATTAGCAAGATCCAGATCTGCCAGGCAGAAAAGGCGACAGACTGTCAGGAGGGCAGGGTACAACTGCGAGTGGCTGCCTATCCTTACCCGGAATACGGTACGCTCAACGGTGCGATCAGATCGAGATCGCCTGACGCGATCGCTACTCAAAGTAATGAAATCGGTACGCCAAGCCAGTACTATGAAGTGACTATTCAACCCGAAAAGCTGTATTTAGAGAAGGGCGATCGTCAATATCCAATTCAAGCTGGCATGGAAATTTCCGCAGATATCCTCTCTCGCGAAGAGACTGTTTTGACTTTCTTGCTAAGAAAGACAAGACTATTAGCAGGTTTTTAGGGCTAACAGGGATATTCGCAGTACTCCGACACCCACTTTCTTTAGGGAGTCGTGAAGTGGAGCGGCACCGGAGCAAATCTTTGATACAATCGAGGCATTGCACGGTGGCGAACCTTTCAAAGGAAAAAGATGAAAATTACCCTTGATATACCCCAGGTCGAACTGGAAAGATTAATTGCGAGCGCGATCGCGGAACCGCGTATAACCCTCTATGACGTAAATTGGCAGCAATACCAAAACTTTATCGACCTGGTCTCCAGACATATCCAACCCGATCGAGAACCTGAAATGGTCAGGGCATGGCGCAAACTGGTAAGCACGTTGCAAATCGATGAATAGCTATCCTCTCCCTTCACTCACACAGAGTACTCATACGGATGAGAGACGGTCGGGCGATCGCCCGACCGACCTGAGATCTAGATACATCCACGATTTTTTGGCATCGCGCCATCTCGCTCCCAATACGCGCAAGGCTTATACCAAAGAATTAAATCGATTTCTCACCTGGAGCAATCTTCCACTTCCTGAGATCGGGACTAAGCAGATCGTTCAATTCAAACAATATTTAGAAGCGGAGCGACATCTCAAACCTGCTTCGATCAATCGCGCGATCGCGGCGATCGCGAGTTTTTACAACTGGCTAATCCAGGCTTATCCCAGCCAATACAGCCAGAATCCCACGCAGGCGATTGACTTCGCATCCGTGCCTGTTCCCATCGCTCGAGATTTATCAGAATCTGAGGTTATGCGCCTGTGGCATGTGGTGACAAATTCTAACGCTTCAGACTCCGTACAGTTGCGCAACGCCGCATTATTATCTATTCTCAGCCACGGGTTGCGCGCTAGCGAAGTAGCGGGTTTAACTGTCGGCGATTTTGACGGCAAGCGATTATACGTTCGAGTTGCTAAGGATGACTCCACAGGGACAGTACCTTTGAACGGACAAGCTAGAGAGCACATTACCAACTATCTCAACTGGAGAGAAAAGCAGTTTCAAAAACTAGCAGACTCATCTCCCCTACTACTTTCTTGCAGCAATCGCAATCAGGGAGAAGCTCTCAGCTATGAGGGCATTTACAAAATTGTGGCAGCGTGGGGGATAAAGGCAGAGATTCCAAACTTACATCCCCACAGGCTGCGACACACCTATGCTACCAAGCTATTGCTGCTAGGCATGGATAGCTATCTGGCTCGCAGTCTAACCCGCCACCAATCAGAGGCCAGCTTCAATCGCTATGCCAAGCGAGCCAGGTCTATAGCTGCTGAAAAAGCTTTTTATCAAGCGATCGGCGAGGAGAATGATTAGAATGCATCAAACCGCTCGACCTTTAAAACAAATCCAGGCAAAACTGCTTCCCCAGATAATGCCGTTGGCAGTTGGCGAATCTCTTTGGGTTGCCCTTGACGATAAATCTCTACTTCCTGCGCTTGGGGATTAAACATCCAGGCAAGTCGCACGCCGCTGTTCATATACTCTTGCATCTTTTGTCGTAACGTCTCCAGCTTATCTGTAGGAGAGCGCAGTTCGATCGCAAAATCTGGGGCGATCGGTGGGAATTTTTGGCGCTGCTCGGGAGCGAGTGCTTGCCAACGAGAGATCTCAACCCAAGCCACATCTGGCGAGCGATCGCCCCCACCCGGTAACTTAAATAGCGTAGAAGAGCTAAACACCTTACCTAATTGCGTCTGACGATTCCAGATTGCCAAATCTGTACCAATCTCTATTTCATTGTTGCCGCTCTCTCCTCCAACTGGTGACATAACAATCAAAGCTCCTTGGGCATTCCGTTCGAGCGGAATATCGGGATTGTTGATACAGAGTTGATAAAACTGCTCGTCGCTCAGATGTACGTGGGTGAGATCGAATACGAGTGGCAGTGTGAGCGAAGTCATAACAACACCTAGTCAATGGGTGAGTTTCAAACTATTATGCCATACTAGCTATAGCCATAGACAGATCTGTTAGGCCAGGGGGGTGTGGGGGTGTTACCCGACACGCGGTTAGAACATGTAGAACGACACAAGATTTAACCCTCCTCAGGGGAAGTAAATGGTACACCAGAATTAAGTCAGGATTTGAGATCTCAGGAGGTGTATATGCCCAGTGCAGTAGCTGTCCCCATCCGTCAACGGATGATAGAACTGCGTCAACAAGGCAAAAGTTATAGAGCGATCGCAGAGGCATTAGGACAATCGCGCCACAGTGTGCGGCAAATCTGTCGGCGCTGGAGCCAAGGAGGAGACAGTGCATTGACCCCGGATTATCAACACTGTGGACATGGAGGGATCCGCTCAGAGCGATTAATTTGGCGAGCCGCAATTTAGCTGAAACGACGTCACCCCGACTGGGGCGGCGGCATCATCCGGGTGCAATTGCAACAACGCTGGCCACAACAGCAAATCCCGAGCGAACGGACATTGCAGAGGTGGTTTGTGCCAGCAGGGGTGTCCATCCCATTTTATCCCGCTGTCAGGGGACGAACCCGCTTAGAACTCCATCCTGATTTACTCATCTGCACTCGTCCCTATCGACGCTCCCAGGAAGCACAACTGTGGTCGTTACAACGGGTTTACACCTACCTGGCGCAGGGTTGCTGGCAACGGAAGGTGGATGCGTCTGGCAGAATCTCTCTCTACAACCGCAATTACACTGTTGCTCGTGCTCTAGCCAAACACCCCGTATGGGTGCGCTTTGATGCCTCCACTGGAGATTGGCTCGTTTTCGATGACGCTGGTCGCGAAGTCGCACGTACATTGGCATTGGAAATTAATCCGACCGTTATCTGTCAATTGCAACAGTATCGTTCCACAGCTAAGTATCGTACCCTCTTCCCCAAAACTACTCCTTGATGTAACCTGATGTCGCACACATGAGTGAACTGCGTGTCGGGTAACAGGGGCTGCGCCCCCACGCAGGGGTGAAACCCCTGCACCCCAAAAATAAAACCCGTTCTTAAGTGAAAACTGCCATAGCTTGATTTCTCTAAGGTGAATGCGATCGCTCTCTTGAGAACATTGCGATCTTTTCTACGTTTTGGTGTGACTTAGATCGCAGGTATTATGACTCCGGCAACAATAGAGCCTACAAACTTTTTGCATATTCGTGCCAGTAAGCCGCAGTCTCAGAAGTCTGCTTCAAAACCACATCTGGAAGTAAGTCTGCTGGCCAAAAAGCAAGATATAGCGTTTTTCAATTGAGAACAGGTTTTATTGACGGGGTGAAGGGGTAGAACCCCTTCTTGGGGGCAACGCCCCCAAACCCCCTACTCTTTCCGATCTGAAAACCGCTATAATAGAAATCTACAGGTTCTTCTTCCTCAAGAATAGTATCGACTTCTTTGCCGCGATCCATGTCACGAGCACAGCAGATTATTGTACAGTATTCTTTACGTTCTTCAACTCCTCAGCGTTAAGCACTTTCGGGACAACAATCGGAGTACGGGATTCCATAACAAAGAAGGGGGTTTGTTTGTACCTACCATCAAAACGCGCTTTCAGCATCATACCGATCGCGCGCAAGGTGCCAGATAGAACTCCTGCTGGTTTGGGCTTATTTTCCCCGATCGCCGATTCGGTGTTGACGTACATTCTGACAGGCCCCAACACGCTGTCCAACGAAGTTGGATCTGAAATCAAGCAGGTATGGATAACACCAATGAAAGAGAGGTTGGGGGTTGAAAGCGTATTACCGATTGGAGTATTACAACACGCAGCGTACCATCGCAGCATCCCATTCGCTGTAAGACGCATACAGGCCAAATTCTCGATGCCTTCGGTAAACGTGATATTAGCAGGGATGGTCTGAATAATGTTAGTTCCTCCCACTTCGTCGAGTATTTCAGGCTCTCGTTTTAGGAAACGGGCGAAGGCTTGGCAATCCGCACAGTAGCACACACATCTGTTTACTGCTTGACTTTGGTTCAGCGTGCCCTTGAGTTTGCCACAATGACAACGAATCGAGTTAGCCATAGTTTTTTGTGCCTCTTCTTAAAGAACCTGCGATCGTACGCAGTATAACGGTCGCAATCACCGGCCTCAGATAAACCTCATGTTGCAAATCATAAATTTTGCAACATGAGGGAATGGGGGCAGAGCCCCCAGAAGGGGATTTCACCCCCTCCACCCCCACCAAAACTTTTGTTTTGGTGTACTAGCCACAAACCAGCATACTTTTAAGTTCTGGTGCATTGCGGTTGTTATGCATTGCTTTGATGTTTCAGAGAAGGTACTAAATGCATCATAAAGTCACGCTTACCTATTGGTGCTCCTGCCATACGCAGGATATTGTACGCCGTTGTTATATGGAAATAAAAGTTTGGCATCAGAAAATCATCTACATACGAAAGTCCAGATAATTCTGCATATAGCCCTTGTCCAAGATCGAGCCGATTGAGTTCTGACAGTTTAGAATCAGTAATATTAATACTTGCCAACAACTCCTTAGTCGATGAAATATGACCACGCGCCTCATCTAGAGATGCTACATCGGGGTTCAAGTTATTCGCCGACTGTCCTAAGCACCACAATGCGAAATTGCGAGGCTGATTGCAAGTAAATGCGATTTGTGTGCCGAAAGGAAACATATCGGGCGCTATAGCAGTTTTCACTTGAGAACGGGTTTTATTTTTGGGGTGAAGGGGTGGAACCCCTTCTTGGGGGCGTTGCCCCCAAACCCCCTACTCTTTCCGATCTGAAAACCGCTATAGCTAAACTAAACCCTGACAAACCAATACTGCTCGGCATTGGCAATAATAAATTTCAGAGATAGGATGAAGCGATTTTGTCGATTGTTTGCTACGGCGTGACTACACCACATGCAATTCTAGTTTTCGCATCGACACCCGGAATTGTAGATTTGCCATTAGCTCCCGCATGAACGATTACAGCGGTACCGCCTGGTTTTAGTAGCGAATTGGAACCATTTCCTAGATTTAGACCTGGCAGAATCGCAGTTAACGTCCCCGTACCATCTGATTTTACTTTGATGTTGGGCAGATCGCCGGCTGGTGTTTTCCCTTTTGTCTTCGCTTCGTGTTTTGGCTTTTTAGTGGTTTTTGATGGATCGAAATGCTCGCCAGCGGATAAGAAGTTGGGCGGATCGCACTTACCGAATTCATGGACGTGAATGGCATGTTCGCCAGGATTCAGCCCCTTCACCTCTACAGTGGCTTGCAGTCCCTTGGGAGTTTCCGCGAATTTAACAGTGCCGATCGCCTGTTTTTTCGCATCCAGGAGTTTAGCTGTGGCAGTCTTGCCAGGAGCGGCTGACGTGCGGGTGGCTGGTAGGGCAATTGCGATCGGTAGGGCAATGCCGATCGTGAGGGCGAGACAAATCGATCGGCGATTGTGCATGGACTGCGTTAACATATAAATTCTCTCCTTAGCTTAGGTAAAAATTGTCTTCTGTTGGAGTTGATGCCACAGATCTAGAGCGTGCCTGGAAGCGTCCTCTTTGCCTTTAGCTAGAAACTCGTTAGCTGCAATTTGCAGGTCATGGAGTGCTTCTCTGTTCT
It encodes:
- a CDS encoding peptidase domain-containing ABC transporter, with product MKYQNVLQHSEEDCGAACLATISKYYGRNFSISHIREAVGTGQLGTTLLGLIQGSETLGFNSRGVKADPQILDRMKELPLPAIIHWQGNHYVVFYGQRGQNYVIADPAVGILYLSRKELLAGWTHGVTLLLEPDPIRFTEKEDDAIASFWRFLNPVWSYRSILGEALLINLILGLLSLALPFLIQILTDDVLVRGDRQLLVGIVAAVGVMQLMSSSLQLVQFNLIAHFAQRLELGLILEFGRKILRLPLSYYESHRSGEIVSRLRDIEEINQLVSQVVVSLPSQLFVAVISLGLMLYYSGKLVAVALAIAAFMTISTIVLMPVLRHRIRRLLVIEAENQGVLVETFKGALTVKTTSAAPQFWEEFQSRFGRLANVTFKTIQIGIINRTFSIFVAGVGNVILLWFGSHLVISQELSIGQLLAFNTMNANFLVFLNVVVRFVSDFIRANTAVQRLAEVIDSTPETQGRAPKPWVAIPSDADIACTRLNYHYAGRVNLLTDFSLTIPGGKITALIGRSGCGKSSLAKLIASLYDLQSGNIRIGIYNLQDIALDCLRQQVVLIPQEPHFWSRSILENFRLGAPHATFEQIVKACQIAEADDFISNLPDKYQTVLGEFGANISGGQRQRLAIARAIVSDPPILILDESTAGLDPASEAQVLDRLLLHRRGKTTVLISHRPRVINRADWLVVLDRGELVLEGTLHDLHSKPGNHLDFLRP
- a CDS encoding anti-sigma factor domain-containing protein: MPEPTSQQPLPEHLEELAAGYVLNALSPEETVELERYLQENPASLARIEQLQEVMGLMAHLSPRLTAPLHLKTKIMGAVRSSVAELPRARRLPKPDWGKVVLAAIALATLALGVDNYYLRQKLTSVKMTFDSNREVVETYVFELRGTPAAVNASGKVILDLHTGKALFGLHNLPTLPEGEAYYLWAFTQDKKILCGKFNTTSTGQIVSVLPIPVKEYSSAVKFMRISRESTTNSSDPKKKFLVMTSEL
- a CDS encoding sigma-70 family RNA polymerase sigma factor — protein: MTIGYFASPVENPLSDLELFRALKAKHPSILEQLYDCYGDLMYSLAWQILRNHQEAEDLLQEVFLNLWQNCTYNPERGSLKTFLMILVRSRAIDRLRWQKKTLNMLERSGKEVNTGQPGIVSLDEVASDEVAQRVRSALEDLPDKQRIAIEMAYFGGLTQQEISQHLEVSVGTVKSWFRLGFTKLRQSLQDLMS
- a CDS encoding HlyD family secretion protein yields the protein MLNETNFDFLKPIQSEEFLPPLGRWTVMGGLFISTAFVATVTLAAVIRYTPSVRVYGTIRPTGEIRLAQSAIEGIVSSIHVQEHQTIKRGQAIATVDNYQLQTKQKQLEASIQSSQAQLTQIATQVVALDRQMASAAHLMHRTVASAQATLSHNQRDYRDRQITTQADVQEALSAMEMAKIEMQRYQKLANTGAITDLQIQEKEQAFKIAQARLEKVKAALDPSNASVAIATEQIAQERARGEAALAALLQERDRVLSRQIDLKNQLDRDLQELQKIKSDLQKRTVVAPIDGTVLKLDLRNPGQMVQPGTEIAQIAPNRAPLIVKALVPSRDISKIQICQAEKATDCQEGRVQLRVAAYPYPEYGTLNGAIRSRSPDAIATQSNEIGTPSQYYEVTIQPEKLYLEKGDRQYPIQAGMEISADILSREETVLTFLLRKTRLLAGF
- a CDS encoding tyrosine-type recombinase/integrase; translation: MNSYPLPSLTQSTHTDERRSGDRPTDLRSRYIHDFLASRHLAPNTRKAYTKELNRFLTWSNLPLPEIGTKQIVQFKQYLEAERHLKPASINRAIAAIASFYNWLIQAYPSQYSQNPTQAIDFASVPVPIARDLSESEVMRLWHVVTNSNASDSVQLRNAALLSILSHGLRASEVAGLTVGDFDGKRLYVRVAKDDSTGTVPLNGQAREHITNYLNWREKQFQKLADSSPLLLSCSNRNQGEALSYEGIYKIVAAWGIKAEIPNLHPHRLRHTYATKLLLLGMDSYLARSLTRHQSEASFNRYAKRARSIAAEKAFYQAIGEEND
- a CDS encoding Uma2 family endonuclease, which gives rise to MTSLTLPLVFDLTHVHLSDEQFYQLCINNPDIPLERNAQGALIVMSPVGGESGNNEIEIGTDLAIWNRQTQLGKVFSSSTLFKLPGGGDRSPDVAWVEISRWQALAPEQRQKFPPIAPDFAIELRSPTDKLETLRQKMQEYMNSGVRLAWMFNPQAQEVEIYRQGQPKEIRQLPTALSGEAVLPGFVLKVERFDAF
- a CDS encoding helix-turn-helix domain-containing protein; this translates as MPSAVAVPIRQRMIELRQQGKSYRAIAEALGQSRHSVRQICRRWSQGGDSALTPDYQHCGHGGIRSERLIWRAAI
- a CDS encoding DUF6151 family protein, with product MANSIRCHCGKLKGTLNQSQAVNRCVCYCADCQAFARFLKREPEILDEVGGTNIIQTIPANITFTEGIENLACMRLTANGMLRWYAACCNTPIGNTLSTPNLSFIGVIHTCLISDPTSLDSVLGPVRMYVNTESAIGENKPKPAGVLSGTLRAIGMMLKARFDGRYKQTPFFVMESRTPIVVPKVLNAEELKNVKNTVQ
- a CDS encoding DUF1993 domain-containing protein — translated: MKTAIAPDMFPFGTQIAFTCNQPRNFALWCLGQSANNLNPDVASLDEARGHISSTKELLASINITDSKLSELNRLDLGQGLYAELSGLSYVDDFLMPNFYFHITTAYNILRMAGAPIGKRDFMMHLVPSLKHQSNA